The sequence AACTCCAAAGCTCATTCGCGGCCGTGCGAAACCAATTCCGCCACCTATATGTACACCGCCCCTGAACCCGCCGCGGCCACGTTGCGCACTGGCCGGAATAGATAAAATCAGAATTAAACACCCGGCAAGCAATATGCCGGATATGCTTTTGTATGCCCTTTTCATAGTCTTAAATTTTATTTAAAAACGAATTTCCGTAATTAAATTGTGTAATAGCGCTTAAAAACCTTTGTTGATTTATTAACTTCATAAAAACTTCATAATTTTATTATCAAAATGTTGAGTGAATTAGTAGTTTATGTGGTTTTATTTTATTTTCTTTGGTAAAAATCTTAGTACACTAAGGTAGTTTATCACTCAAAAAACAATCAATTCAACTATGAGTTTCCAAGACCAGCTCAGATCGTTGTTTGTGGCAGAAGACCAGATCCCGGAGCAATACCGGATCGATGAACTGCACCAGCGCGAGTACTTAAGCAATGGCGAAATGAAAAAATGGGACGGCCCGGTTACCGAAGTGTATTCGCCGGTGCTGGTACCAACCCCCGAGGGTTTAAAGCGCAAGCTGATAGGTACTTACCCTATCGGTACCGAAAAAGAAGCTAACGAAGCGTTGGAAGCTGCCGTGGCAGCTTACGATAACGGCCGTGGCGAATGGCCTAAGATGAGCCTTGCCGGCCGTATTAAATGCATGGAGCAGTTTGTATACAAGATGAGCGAGCAGCGCGACCTTGTAATTAAGCTGATCATGTGGGAGATCGGTAAATCGCTGGCCGACTCGACAAAGGAGTTTGACCGTACGGTTGAGTACATCACCGCCACCATCGATGCGCTGAAGGATATCGACCGCCAGTCGTCGCGCTTTGAGATTGCCGAGGGTGTGGTAGCGCAGATCCGCCGCTCGCCGCTGGGTGTGGTTTTATGCATGGGCCCGTTCAACTATCCGCTGAACGAAACCTTTACCACGCTGATCCCGGCCATTATTATGGGCAACACCCTGCTTTTCAAACCACCTAAGCATGGTACGCTTTTACACTATCCTTTGCTGAAGGCTTTCCAGGAATCGTTCCCTAAAGGTGTGGTGAATACGGTTTATGGCCGTGGCGCTAACGTTACCCCGGGCCTGATGCAAACCGGTAAGATAGATGTGCTGGCCTTTATCGGATCGAGCAAGGTTGCCAACGGCCTGAAGAAAAGCCATCCAAAACTGAACCGTTTGCGTTCGGTGTTAAGTTTGGATGCTAAAAACGCCGCTATCGTTACCAAAAACGCCGACCTGAAACTGGCAGTTAGCGAATGTATTTTAGGAGCGCTTTCATTTAACGGACAGCGTTGTACCGCTATCAAACTGATATTTGTGCATAAGGATGTAGCTGATGACTTTAACAAGCTGTTAAGCGAAGCCGTATCTAAACTGACACCTGGCTTGCCATGGCACAAAGGCGTTAACCTTACCCCGGTTACCGAGCCAGGCAAACCTGCCTATT comes from Mucilaginibacter mali and encodes:
- a CDS encoding NADP-dependent glyceraldehyde-3-phosphate dehydrogenase — protein: MSFQDQLRSLFVAEDQIPEQYRIDELHQREYLSNGEMKKWDGPVTEVYSPVLVPTPEGLKRKLIGTYPIGTEKEANEALEAAVAAYDNGRGEWPKMSLAGRIKCMEQFVYKMSEQRDLVIKLIMWEIGKSLADSTKEFDRTVEYITATIDALKDIDRQSSRFEIAEGVVAQIRRSPLGVVLCMGPFNYPLNETFTTLIPAIIMGNTLLFKPPKHGTLLHYPLLKAFQESFPKGVVNTVYGRGANVTPGLMQTGKIDVLAFIGSSKVANGLKKSHPKLNRLRSVLSLDAKNAAIVTKNADLKLAVSECILGALSFNGQRCTAIKLIFVHKDVADDFNKLLSEAVSKLTPGLPWHKGVNLTPVTEPGKPAYLKECIDDAIAHGATVINENGGATAESFVFPAIVYPVNEKMKLYREEQFGPVIPVIPYESIEEPIAYQVDSPHGMQVSIFSNDAKEISSLIDPFVTLVSRVNINAQCQRGPDVFPFTGRKDSAEGTLSVTDALRAFSIRSLVATKMNDTNKHLINDIVEEGDSSFLSTRYIL